Proteins from a genomic interval of Diprion similis isolate iyDipSimi1 chromosome 10, iyDipSimi1.1, whole genome shotgun sequence:
- the LOC124411375 gene encoding uncharacterized protein LOC124411375 yields MRELGYRVTEQWECVFDRGLRENEEMREYVATHPLTAATATSEALNPRDAFYGGRTGNTSRYYEVKTDAAGNAYEEIRYVDVCSLYPFICKNGWFPVGHPTVYVGEECKLLTGASGCDITRVEGMIKCRVLPPRNLYHPLLPVRMHDKLMFALCRSCCQSLRQGECRHDDEAAREFEGTWVSVELKKAVEMGYKIKSIREIWQYTVTSLDPTTRQGGHFADYIDTFLKIKQEASGWPAECEDESAQMRYLDEYERVEGIRLDRDRIAKNPGMRSVSKLCLNSFWGKFGQRENLVKTEVIKTRQQLLELLTNHEVEVSGLLPVNDDVLYVRWSHAQHSVEPSALANVVIAAYTTAQARLKLYSYLEKLDRRVLYYDTDSVIYTRNHHRPNAYEPPTGNFLGDLTDELEPYGRGSFIRAFVSGGPKFYAFIVKRPNSEEVEICKVKGITLNHTASSKINFEAIKGMVVEAAAPINLEYRAIRRTELHAVVTRTECKTCKPVFAKRRCCVDSFDTLPYGYRAG; encoded by the coding sequence ATGCGTGAACTGGGTTACCGCGTGACAGAGCAGTGGGAATGCGTCTTTGATCGAGGCTTGAGGGAGAACGAGGAGATGAGGGAGTACGTGGCGACACACCCGCTGACCGCTGCCACTGCCACGAGCGAAGCGCTCAACCCGCGTGATGCGTTCTACGGCGGTCGAACGGGGAACACTTCCCGATACTACGAGGTGAAAACGGATGCAGCGGGCAACGCGTACGAGGAAATACGATACGTCGATGTTTGTTCGCTGTATCCGTTCATCTGCAAGAATGGATGGTTCCCGGTTGGCCACCCGACGGTCTACGTTGGAGAGGAGTGTAAGCTCCTGACAGGGGCGAGCGGTTGCGACATCACGCGAGTCGAGGGGATGATCAAATGTCGAGTTTTACCGCCGCGCAATCTTTATCACCCTCTTTTACCGGTGCGCATGCATGACAAACTCATGTTTGCTTTGTGCCGCTCATGTTGTCAGAGTTTGCGTCAGGGCGAGTGTAGGCATGATGACGAGGCCGCGCGAGAATTCGAGGGCACATGGGTGtccgttgaattgaaaaaagctgtGGAGATGGGCTATAAGATCAAGAGCATTCGCGAAATCTGGCAGTATACGGTAACATCTTTAGATCCGACTACTCGTCAAGGTGGGCATTTCGCCGACTACATCGACACCTTCCTCAAAATTAAGCAAGAGGCAAGCGGCTGGCCTGCTGAATGCGAGGACGAGTCGGCTCAAATGCGGTACCTCGACGAGTACGAACGTGTCGAGGGTATACGGCTAGATCGCGACCGTATTGCAAAGAATCCCGGTATGCGATCGGTCTCTAAATTATGCCTAAACTCATTTTGGGGTAAGTTTGGACAACGTGAGAACCTGGTAAAAACGGAGGTTATCAAGACGCGACAGCAGCTGCTTGAGCTTTTGACCAACCATGAAGTCGAGGTGTCCGGATTGCTACCTGTAAACGACGATGTATTGTACGTGCGTTGGTCGCACGCGCAACACAGCGTTGAACCGTCAGCACTGGCGAACGTCGTGATTGCCGCGTACACCACTGCTCAGGCTCGGCTGAAGCTCTACTCGTACCTCGAGAAGCTCGATCGGCGCGTTCTCTACTACGATACCGATTCAGTGATTTATACCCGGAACCACCACCGACCAAACGCGTATGAACCTCCTACGGGTAACTTCCTTGGCGATCTAACGGACGAGTTGGAGCCTTACGGCCGTGGGAGCTTTATACGGGCTTTTGTCTCTGGGGGACCAAAGTTCTACGCTTTCATCGTCAAACGTCCGAATAGTGAAGAGGTTGAAATTTGCAAGGTGAAAGGTATAACGCTGAACCACACAGCGAGCTCAAAAATTAACTTCGAGGCCATCAAAGGGATGGTGGTAGAAGCCGCTGCACCCATCAATTTGGAGTATCGTGCTATTCGCCGTACGGAACTGCACGCAGTGGTGACTCGCACCGAGTGCAAAACGTGCAAGCCAGTATTCGCGAAAAGGCGTTGCTGCGTCGACAGTTTCGACACGCTGCCCTACGGTTACCGCGCTGGGTGA
- the LOC124411207 gene encoding uncharacterized protein LOC124411207: MLLGSLPDSYSALITGLESRSENELTLQLVKSKLIDEYKRQKQTDTDKNQNESAMKIDSGQHKKKTRFFCKRDGHYKKECRKYEAWKEKNEKAKQVDEDESCFLMTTPENLKKNEESCFEARGSQKKNNTWFVDLGATSHMASYKECFTEFNPGRKGHVRQVDEQQLCEIKGIGTSIIRCKTDDGNTSNMEI, translated from the exons ATGCTTCTCGGTAGCTTACCAGACTCGTACAGTGCGTTGATTACAGGCCTGGAGAGCAGATCGGAAAATGAACTCACACTACAGTTGGTAAAAAGTAAACTCATAGATGAATATAAGAGGCAAAAGCAGACAGATacagataaaaatcaaaatgaatcGGCAATGAAGATTGACAGCGGGCAGCACAAAAAGAAAACCCGTTTTTTCTGTAAAAGGGATGGACACTATAAGAAAGAATGCAGAAAATATGAAGcctggaaagaaaaaaatgaaaaagcgaAACAAGTCGATGAAGATGAATCATGTTTTCTGATGACTACACCcgagaatctgaaaaaaaatgaggaatcATGTTTTGAGGCGAGAGGAagtcaaaagaaaaataatacttgGTTCGTTGATTTAGGCGCAACTAGTCATATGGCAAGTTACAAAGAATGTTTCACTGAGTTTAATCCAGGAAGAAAAGGTCATGTGCGCCAGGTTGATGAACAACAGTTATGCGAAATAAAGGGTATTGGAACAAGTATCATAAGATGCAAAACCGATGACGGTAACAC atcAAATATGGAAATATAA